One Miscanthus floridulus cultivar M001 chromosome 11, ASM1932011v1, whole genome shotgun sequence DNA window includes the following coding sequences:
- the LOC136492534 gene encoding secreted RxLR effector protein 161-like, whose product MAECMPYMTLMEERLKLMKTSTAAKVDVTLYRSIVGGLRYLIHTRPHIAFVVGYVSRFMEDPREGHWAAVKQLQRYVKGTVDHGINFSKISGSRLQLTVFSDADMAEDIDGRRSTSGVLVFFGSALISWLSLKQKPAIALVKNPVLHDRSKHIDVKFHFLKDCVDEGQIVIEFVETGRQLVDVLTKLLGRLRLMELKEMIGMKGYK is encoded by the exons ATGGCTGAGTGCATGCCTTACAtgactctgatggaggagcgactgaagctgatgaagaccagcaccgcggcgaaggtggatgtaacactctatcggagcatcgtcggtggtctacgctacctaaTCCACACGAGGCCTCATattgcgttcgtcgtgggctacgtcagtcgcttcatggaggatcccagagagggtcactgggctgcggtgaaacAGCTACAGCGCTACGTCAAAGGGACAGTGGATCACGGGATCAACTTTTCCAAAATCagtgggagtaggctgcagctcactgtgttcagcgatgcagacatggcggaggacatcgacggacgacggagcacctctggcgtgctcgtcttcttcGGGTCGGCTctaatttcatggttgtcgctgaaacagaag cccgccatcgccctcgtgaagaatccggttctccacgaccggagcaagcacatcgacgtaaAATTCCATTTCCTCAAGGACTGTGTCGATGAaggacagatcgtcatcgagttcgtcgaaactggtcgacaactcgtggacgtcctcaccaagctgctcggacgtcttcgactcatggaGCTGAAAGAGATGATCGGCATGAAGGGGTACAAgtga
- the LOC136492535 gene encoding protein MKS1-like: MPSRSSSSMMEPSLLQCHHDLQLQGPRPAPLKVSTSTTGTETVVKKRRLHHHQAPPRQPVIIYVESPRVVHAHPAEFKFVVQRLTGAPAPAPPSPPTMVYSASAPPPLQLQFPFQFPLVGAGSAGALLPLTSSIVSATVADASGSSSSVQENLSSHPFLLPLPSSSSSSLAAPCYHQHHAGGDLFIAHHQ; this comes from the coding sequence ATGCCCAGCCGATCGTCGTCCAGCATGATGGAGCCGTCGCTGCTGCAGTGCCACCACGATCTGCAGCTGCAGGGCCCGCGCCCGGCACCGctcaaggtcagcaccagcacgacGGGCACGGAAACGGTCGTCAAGAAGCGGCGGCTGCACCACCATCAGGCGCCTCCGCGGCAGCCGGTGATCATCTACGTGGAGTCGCCGAGAGTCGTGCACGCGCACCCGGCCGAGTTCAAGTTCGTCGTGCAGCGCCTCACCGGCGCACCGGCGCCGGCACCACCATCGCCGCCGACGATGGTGTACTCGGCGTCCGCTCCGCCACCGCTGCAGCTGCAGTTCCCGTTCCAGTTTCCGTTGGTGGGAGCAGGCAGCGCCGGCGCCCTGCTGCCGCTGACGAGTAGCATCGTATCGGCGACGGTTGCTGATGCTAGTGGCTCATCATCATCAGTCCAGGAAAATCTCTCTAGCCATCCATTTCTACTGCcgctgccgtcgtcgtcgtcgtcgtctcttGCTGCCCCGTGTTATCATCAACACCACGCCGGCGGTGATCTCTTCATCGCCCACCACCAGTAA